In Deltaproteobacteria bacterium, one DNA window encodes the following:
- the acpS gene encoding holo-[acyl-carrier-protein] synthase, whose protein sequence is MIVGIGVDTVDMERVKRLVKEYGQRFMDRVFTEGEIEYALRSVVRSHERLAGRFAIKEAVMKALGTGKSGGILWKDVETLRGPKGEPRVALYGRAREYADRAGVKLVHASITHDGKMVVGFVILEGEGK, encoded by the coding sequence GTGATTGTAGGAATCGGCGTTGACACGGTGGATATGGAGCGGGTAAAGCGCCTCGTGAAAGAGTACGGCCAGCGTTTCATGGACAGGGTATTTACCGAAGGCGAGATCGAGTACGCTCTTCGCTCTGTTGTGAGGTCACACGAGAGGCTCGCCGGAAGGTTCGCCATCAAGGAGGCGGTGATGAAGGCTCTCGGGACGGGAAAATCCGGGGGCATTCTCTGGAAAGACGTGGAAACGCTGAGAGGGCCGAAAGGCGAACCCCGGGTGGCACTCTACGGCAGAGCGAGAGAATACGCCGACAGGGCAGGGGTAAAATTAGTTCACGCAAGCATTACCCACGACGGAAAAATGGTTGTGGGGTTCGTAATCCTGGAAGGAGAAGGAAAATGA